The following proteins are co-located in the Ensifer sp. WSM1721 genome:
- a CDS encoding ribulose bisphosphate carboxylase small subunit, translated as MRITQGCFSFLPDLTDEQITAQVEYCLGKGWAIGVEHTDDPHPRNTYWEMWGNPMFDLKDAKGVMMELEDCRKAHPQGYIRLNAFDSSRGLETVTMSFIVNRPENEPKLRMTRTESEGRSQRYAWETQR; from the coding sequence ATGCGTATCACTCAAGGATGCTTCTCGTTCCTGCCGGACCTGACGGATGAACAGATAACGGCACAAGTGGAGTATTGCCTCGGCAAGGGCTGGGCGATCGGCGTCGAACACACCGACGACCCACATCCCCGCAATACCTATTGGGAGATGTGGGGCAATCCGATGTTCGACCTGAAAGACGCCAAGGGCGTCATGATGGAGCTGGAGGATTGCCGCAAAGCCCATCCGCAGGGCTACATCCGCCTCAACGCCTTCGATTCCAGCCGCGGCCTCGAGACCGTGACGATGTCCTTCATCGTCAACCGTCCCGAAAATGAACCGAAACTGCGGATGACCCGGACGGAAAGCGAGGGCCGCAGCCAGCGCTATGCCTGGGAAACCCAGCGATAG
- a CDS encoding form I ribulose bisphosphate carboxylase large subunit yields the protein MNVDAKTEIKGKERYKAGVLKYAQMGYWNGDYEPKDTDLIALFRITPQDGVDPIEAAAAVAGESSTATWTVVWTDRLTACEQYRAKAYRVDPVPGTPGQYFCYVAYDLILFEEGSIANLTASIIGNVFSFKPLKAARLEDMRLPVAYVKTFRGPPTGIVVERERLDKFGKPLLGATTKPKLGLSGKNYGRVVYEGLKGGLDFMKDDENINSQPFMHWRDRYLYCMEAVNHASAVTGEVKGHYLNVTAGTMEEMYRRAEFAKELGSIIVMIDLIVGWTAIQSISEWCRQNDMVLHMHRAGHGTYTRQKNHGISFRVIAKWLRLAGVDHLHAGTAVGKLEGDPLTVQGYYNVCREMKNEVDLPRGLFFEQDWADIKKVMPVASGGIHAGQMHQLLDLFGDDVLLQFGGGTIGHPMGIQAGATANRVALEAMVLARNEGRDIAHEGPEILRAAAKWCKPLEAALDTWGNISFNYTPTDSSDFVPTVSVA from the coding sequence ATGAATGTCGACGCAAAGACCGAGATCAAGGGCAAGGAACGCTACAAGGCCGGCGTGCTCAAATACGCGCAGATGGGCTACTGGAACGGAGACTACGAGCCGAAAGACACCGATCTGATCGCGCTCTTCCGGATCACGCCGCAAGACGGCGTCGACCCGATCGAGGCGGCCGCCGCCGTTGCCGGCGAAAGCTCGACAGCCACCTGGACCGTCGTCTGGACCGATCGCCTGACGGCCTGCGAACAGTATCGCGCCAAAGCCTACCGGGTCGATCCGGTACCGGGAACGCCGGGGCAGTATTTCTGCTATGTCGCCTATGACCTCATCCTCTTCGAGGAAGGATCGATCGCCAACCTGACGGCATCGATCATCGGCAACGTCTTCTCGTTCAAGCCGCTGAAGGCGGCAAGGCTCGAAGATATGCGCCTGCCCGTCGCCTATGTGAAGACCTTCAGGGGCCCGCCGACCGGCATCGTCGTCGAGCGCGAACGGCTCGACAAGTTCGGCAAGCCGTTGCTCGGCGCCACCACCAAGCCAAAGCTCGGACTTTCCGGCAAGAATTATGGCCGCGTCGTCTATGAGGGGCTGAAGGGCGGTCTCGACTTCATGAAGGACGATGAGAACATCAATTCGCAGCCCTTCATGCACTGGCGCGACCGCTACCTCTACTGCATGGAGGCAGTCAATCACGCCTCCGCCGTTACCGGCGAGGTCAAGGGGCACTATCTCAACGTCACCGCCGGCACGATGGAGGAGATGTACCGCCGCGCCGAATTCGCCAAGGAACTCGGCTCGATCATCGTCATGATCGATCTAATCGTCGGCTGGACGGCAATCCAGTCGATCTCGGAATGGTGCCGGCAAAACGACATGGTCCTGCACATGCACCGGGCCGGCCATGGCACCTACACACGGCAGAAGAACCACGGCATCTCCTTCCGTGTTATCGCCAAATGGCTGCGGCTCGCCGGCGTCGACCACCTGCATGCGGGAACCGCCGTCGGCAAGCTCGAAGGCGACCCGTTGACGGTGCAGGGCTACTACAATGTCTGCCGCGAAATGAAGAACGAGGTCGACCTTCCGCGCGGGCTCTTCTTCGAGCAGGATTGGGCCGACATCAAGAAGGTCATGCCGGTGGCCTCGGGCGGCATCCATGCCGGCCAGATGCACCAGTTGCTCGATCTCTTCGGCGACGACGTCTTGCTGCAGTTCGGCGGCGGCACGATCGGGCATCCCATGGGCATTCAGGCGGGAGCCACCGCCAATCGGGTCGCGCTGGAGGCCATGGTGCTCGCTCGCAACGAAGGCCGCGACATCGCCCATGAAGGCCCGGAAATCCTCAGGGCCGCGGCCAAGTGGTGCAAGCCGCTCGAAGCCGCCCTCGATACCTGGGGCAACATCAGCTTCAACTATACCCCGACGGACAGTTCGGATTTCGTTCCAACGGTAAGCGTCGCCTGA
- the cbbX gene encoding CbbX protein, whose amino-acid sequence MAVAETSSDTENLPISIDLAEEYKASGVAEVLGELDRELVGLKPVKQRIRETAALLLVERARRAMGLTHEPPSLHMSFTGNPGTGKTTVALRMADLLHRLGYIRKGHLVSVTRDDLVGQYIGHTAPKTKEILKKAMGGVLFIDEAYYLYRPDNERDYGQEAIEILLQVMENNRDDLVVILAGYADRMDRFFESNPGFRSRIAHHIDFPDYDDGELLSIAASMLSRQGYRFDSKAAAVMSDYIARRRRQPHFANARSIRNALDRARLRQANRLFEESAGPVDAEQLSTITARDISASRVFNTVEPKHSETSS is encoded by the coding sequence ATGGCGGTGGCGGAAACTTCATCAGACACCGAAAACCTGCCGATATCGATCGACCTCGCCGAGGAATACAAGGCCTCCGGGGTCGCCGAAGTCCTCGGCGAGCTGGATCGAGAACTCGTGGGCTTAAAACCCGTAAAGCAGCGCATCCGCGAGACGGCAGCCCTGCTGCTCGTCGAGCGGGCTCGCCGCGCAATGGGCCTCACCCATGAGCCGCCGTCGCTGCACATGAGCTTCACCGGCAATCCGGGCACCGGCAAGACGACTGTCGCCCTGCGCATGGCCGATCTGCTGCACAGGCTCGGCTATATCCGCAAGGGGCATCTCGTGTCGGTGACGCGCGACGATCTGGTCGGGCAATATATCGGCCACACGGCGCCCAAGACCAAGGAGATCCTGAAGAAGGCAATGGGCGGCGTGCTCTTCATCGACGAGGCCTATTATCTCTACCGTCCGGACAACGAGCGCGACTACGGCCAGGAAGCGATCGAGATCCTGCTGCAGGTGATGGAGAACAACCGCGACGACCTTGTGGTCATCCTCGCCGGCTACGCCGATCGCATGGATCGATTTTTCGAGAGCAATCCTGGCTTCCGCTCGCGCATCGCCCATCATATCGATTTTCCCGACTATGACGACGGGGAGCTCCTGTCGATCGCCGCGAGCATGCTCTCCCGGCAGGGTTATCGGTTCGACAGCAAGGCGGCGGCCGTGATGAGCGACTACATCGCCCGCCGTCGGCGGCAGCCGCATTTCGCCAATGCGCGTTCGATCCGTAACGCGCTCGACCGGGCAAGGCTGCGACAGGCGAACCGCCTATTCGAGGAAAGCGCCGGGCCGGTCGACGCCGAGCAACTGTCGACCATTACGGCGCGCGACATTTCCGCCAGCCGCGTGTTCAACACGGTCGAGCCCAAACATTCGGAGACATCGTCATGA
- a CDS encoding ABC transporter ATP-binding protein has product MIGLKISHVSYSYGSFKALDDVSFSVEPGRFCALLGPNGAGKSTLFALLTRLIATGEGHISVAGFDIARDPRAALARIGVVFQQPTLDLDMTVRRNLLYFAGLHGLSGRQAASAIDAALTQLGMAERADEQVRALNGGHRRRMEIARALIHGPQILLLDEPTVGLDAASRQAITDHVHLLAESGLAVLWATHLVDEIRPTDQVVVLHRGKVLSNSSAEDLAGGQGLARAFLSMTAEGREVPV; this is encoded by the coding sequence ATGATCGGGCTTAAGATCAGTCATGTCAGCTACAGCTATGGATCGTTCAAGGCGCTCGACGATGTGAGTTTCTCGGTGGAGCCGGGCCGATTCTGTGCGCTGCTTGGGCCGAACGGTGCCGGCAAGTCGACGCTCTTCGCTCTTTTGACCCGACTGATTGCGACCGGGGAGGGGCATATCAGCGTGGCCGGATTCGATATTGCCCGTGATCCGCGTGCGGCGCTCGCCCGCATCGGCGTCGTTTTCCAGCAGCCGACGCTCGATTTGGACATGACGGTGCGCCGCAACCTGCTATATTTCGCCGGACTGCACGGACTGTCCGGGCGGCAGGCCGCCTCGGCGATCGACGCGGCGCTGACGCAGCTCGGCATGGCCGAGCGGGCTGACGAGCAGGTGCGTGCGCTTAATGGCGGCCATCGGCGGCGCATGGAGATCGCACGGGCGTTGATCCACGGTCCGCAGATCCTGCTGCTCGACGAGCCGACCGTCGGATTGGACGCCGCCTCCCGACAGGCGATCACAGACCATGTCCATCTCTTGGCCGAGAGCGGGCTCGCCGTGCTCTGGGCAACCCATCTGGTCGATGAGATCCGGCCGACCGATCAGGTCGTCGTGCTGCATCGTGGAAAAGTCCTCAGCAATAGCAGCGCCGAGGACCTCGCCGGCGGGCAGGGGCTTGCCAGGGCATTTCTGTCAATGACGGCGGAAGGCCGGGAGGTTCCGGTATGA
- a CDS encoding ABC transporter permease, producing MKAWLIALSAIVTRENLRFVRQRGRFLAALVRPLVWLIVFAAGFRAALGVSIIPPYQTYITYEVYILPGLCGMIQLFNGMQSSLSLVYDQEMGSMRLLLTSPLPRWWLLFSKLLAGVIVSILQVAVFLAIAALTGITVPPIGYVAVLPALVISGLMLGALGLLVSSTVRQLENFAGVMNFVIFPMFFLSSALYPLWKMAESSPLLRDICALNPFTYAVELIRFALYGELNLTALAWVSVCFVLFMLAALWGYDPARAMLRSKA from the coding sequence ATGAAGGCTTGGCTCATCGCGCTTTCGGCCATCGTCACCCGCGAAAACCTGCGCTTCGTTCGTCAGCGCGGCCGGTTTCTGGCGGCACTCGTTCGCCCTCTCGTCTGGCTCATCGTCTTTGCCGCCGGCTTCCGCGCCGCGCTCGGCGTGTCGATCATCCCGCCTTACCAGACCTATATCACCTACGAGGTCTATATCCTTCCGGGGCTTTGCGGAATGATCCAGCTGTTCAACGGCATGCAGTCGTCGCTGTCGCTGGTCTATGACCAGGAAATGGGGTCGATGCGCCTCCTGCTGACTTCGCCCCTGCCGCGCTGGTGGTTGCTGTTCTCGAAGCTATTGGCTGGCGTGATCGTCTCCATTCTGCAGGTGGCCGTGTTCCTGGCGATCGCGGCGCTGACCGGCATTACCGTACCTCCCATCGGCTACGTCGCGGTGCTGCCGGCGTTGGTGATCAGCGGATTGATGCTCGGCGCCCTGGGCCTTCTGGTTTCCTCGACCGTCCGGCAACTCGAGAATTTCGCCGGCGTCATGAACTTCGTGATCTTTCCGATGTTCTTCCTCTCCTCGGCGCTTTATCCCTTATGGAAGATGGCGGAAAGCTCTCCGTTGCTACGCGACATCTGCGCCTTGAACCCGTTCACCTATGCGGTCGAGCTGATACGCTTTGCGCTCTATGGCGAGCTCAATCTCACAGCGCTCGCCTGGGTGAGCGTCTGCTTCGTCCTGTTCATGCTGGCGGCGCTGTGGGGATACGATCCGGCCCGCGCGATGCTCCGCTCAAAGGCTTGA
- a CDS encoding thioredoxin family protein yields MAATPPLCDFGWPAVDARLPGVDGLTHSIFDQTGPKGLVVAFICNHCPYVKAVIGRIVRDAIDLKAHGIGFVATSANDADAYPQDSFDNMKRFASQNALPFPYLFDEDQSVAKAYGAVCTPDFFGFNKDMKLQYRGRLDASRKEIGPADLRRDLYEAMVMVALFGKGPTEQQPSIGCGIKWKVSAFPA; encoded by the coding sequence ATGGCCGCCACACCTCCTCTCTGCGATTTCGGCTGGCCGGCGGTCGACGCCAGGCTCCCCGGTGTCGATGGTCTCACCCATTCCATATTCGACCAAACCGGCCCGAAGGGGCTCGTGGTTGCCTTCATCTGCAATCACTGCCCCTATGTGAAAGCCGTCATCGGTCGCATCGTGCGGGACGCGATCGACCTTAAGGCTCACGGCATCGGCTTTGTGGCGACCAGCGCCAACGACGCCGACGCCTATCCGCAGGATTCCTTCGACAACATGAAGCGCTTCGCTTCGCAAAACGCCCTGCCCTTTCCCTATCTCTTCGACGAGGACCAATCCGTCGCCAAAGCCTATGGCGCCGTCTGTACGCCCGACTTCTTCGGCTTCAACAAGGATATGAAGCTGCAATATCGCGGGCGGCTGGACGCCTCGCGCAAGGAGATCGGCCCTGCCGATCTGAGGCGCGACCTTTACGAAGCCATGGTCATGGTCGCGCTGTTCGGCAAAGGTCCAACGGAACAGCAGCCCTCGATCGGCTGCGGCATCAAGTGGAAAGTGTCTGCATTTCCGGCCTGA
- the rpe gene encoding ribulose-phosphate 3-epimerase produces the protein MSEKTIIAPSVLSADFSRLGEEVEAVCRAGADWIHLDVMDGHFVPNITFGPPVIKAIRNRTDKVFDCHLMIAPADPFLGAFADAGCDIITLHAEAGPHLDRSLQAIRDLGRKAGVSLNPSTPESVIEYVLDRLDLILLMTVNPGFGGQAFIPSVIEKVWRVKSMIGGRPIHIEIDGGVTPETAPLVAAAGADVLVAGSAVFKGGSEEAYARNIAAIRAASDGAMKKAA, from the coding sequence ATGAGCGAGAAGACCATCATAGCCCCCTCGGTCCTGTCGGCCGATTTCTCGCGGCTCGGCGAAGAGGTCGAGGCCGTCTGCCGGGCCGGTGCCGATTGGATCCATCTCGACGTCATGGACGGCCATTTCGTGCCCAACATCACCTTCGGCCCACCGGTGATCAAAGCGATCCGCAACCGGACGGACAAGGTGTTCGACTGCCATTTGATGATCGCCCCGGCCGACCCCTTTCTCGGTGCCTTCGCCGATGCCGGCTGCGACATCATCACCCTGCATGCCGAAGCCGGACCGCATCTCGACCGCTCACTGCAAGCCATCCGCGACCTCGGCAGGAAGGCCGGCGTGTCGCTCAATCCGTCGACGCCGGAGAGCGTCATCGAATATGTGCTGGACCGGCTGGACCTCATCCTTTTGATGACGGTCAATCCGGGCTTCGGCGGCCAGGCTTTTATTCCATCGGTCATCGAGAAGGTGTGGCGCGTGAAGTCGATGATCGGTGGCCGGCCGATCCACATCGAGATCGACGGCGGCGTGACGCCGGAAACGGCGCCGCTGGTGGCCGCGGCCGGCGCGGATGTGCTGGTTGCCGGCTCCGCGGTGTTCAAGGGCGGCAGCGAGGAGGCTTATGCCAGGAACATCGCGGCGATCCGCGCCGCCTCCGATGGCGCCATGAAGAAAGCGGCGTGA
- the gfa gene encoding S-(hydroxymethyl)glutathione synthase, with product MLKLHPSIDNGFPPASPGFQGGTLKCKCGTNPVVVEIRSQTAHNHACGCTKCWKPEGAIFAQIAVVSRDNVNVASGSEKLQIVDPSATIQRYACKDCGAHMYGRIENTKHAFYGLDFVHTELSDEPGWSPPEFAAFVSSIIESGVNPDRMPEIRARLTELGLQPYDCLSPALMDAIATHIAKQTGALPA from the coding sequence ATGCTTAAGCTACATCCGTCCATCGACAACGGGTTCCCGCCGGCCAGCCCGGGCTTTCAGGGAGGCACGCTGAAATGCAAGTGCGGCACCAATCCGGTGGTGGTTGAGATCCGCTCGCAGACGGCGCACAACCATGCTTGCGGCTGCACCAAATGCTGGAAGCCAGAGGGCGCCATCTTTGCGCAGATCGCCGTTGTCAGCCGCGATAACGTGAACGTCGCGTCAGGTTCGGAGAAACTGCAGATCGTCGATCCGAGCGCGACGATCCAGCGTTACGCCTGCAAGGATTGCGGCGCGCATATGTATGGCCGGATCGAGAACACCAAACATGCCTTTTACGGCCTCGATTTCGTTCATACAGAGCTCAGCGACGAACCCGGCTGGTCGCCGCCCGAATTCGCGGCCTTCGTTTCCTCGATCATTGAAAGCGGGGTCAACCCCGACCGGATGCCGGAAATACGTGCTCGCCTGACGGAGCTCGGGCTGCAGCCCTATGATTGCCTGTCTCCTGCGCTGATGGATGCGATCGCGACGCATATCGCCAAACAGACCGGCGCCCTGCCGGCGTGA
- a CDS encoding ABC transporter permease: protein MNKMPQHPALVRVFSLGLLLLLWVAAADLTADASVLPQPWALWSPFAEAVVSGALPYHLGMTLWRVVCAFVPAMAVGAALGFLMGRIPSVDQWLDPWLVVFLNLPALVLIVLCYLWIGLNETAAIIAVVLNKIPNVATILREGARALDPDLGALAQVYRMRSLTRLRHVIMPQLAPFIAAAARGGLAVIWKIVLVVEFLGRSSGIGFQIHFYFQLFDVAMVLVYALSFIGVMLLVEALILQPAESRARRWRTG, encoded by the coding sequence TTGAATAAAATGCCGCAACATCCTGCGCTGGTGCGCGTATTCTCGCTCGGGCTGCTGTTGCTGTTGTGGGTGGCGGCAGCCGATCTGACCGCCGATGCCTCCGTCCTGCCTCAGCCCTGGGCGCTTTGGTCACCCTTTGCGGAAGCTGTTGTTTCCGGCGCTTTGCCTTATCACCTCGGCATGACATTGTGGCGTGTGGTTTGCGCCTTCGTGCCGGCGATGGCTGTCGGCGCGGCGCTCGGCTTTCTGATGGGGCGCATTCCGTCTGTGGACCAATGGCTCGATCCATGGCTCGTCGTGTTTCTCAACCTGCCGGCCCTCGTGCTCATCGTGCTCTGCTATCTCTGGATCGGCCTTAATGAGACCGCGGCGATCATCGCCGTGGTACTCAACAAGATTCCGAACGTTGCCACAATCCTGCGCGAAGGCGCGCGAGCACTCGATCCTGACCTCGGCGCCTTGGCCCAAGTCTATCGCATGCGGTCGCTGACGCGGCTACGCCACGTTATAATGCCGCAGCTTGCGCCTTTCATCGCCGCTGCTGCTCGCGGCGGCCTTGCGGTGATCTGGAAGATCGTGTTGGTGGTCGAGTTCCTCGGCCGCTCCAGCGGCATCGGTTTCCAGATCCATTTCTATTTTCAGCTCTTCGACGTTGCCATGGTGCTGGTCTATGCTCTGTCCTTCATCGGCGTGATGCTGCTGGTCGAGGCGCTGATCCTGCAGCCCGCCGAGAGTCGGGCGCGGCGCTGGAGGACGGGGTGA
- a CDS encoding ABC transporter ATP-binding protein yields the protein MIKIDVRRKAFGEEEVLRDIRFEMEVGETVAILGPSGIGKSTLLRLIAGIDPAFDGEIKRPEKIAMVFQEPVLLPWRSVVENLTLVHPDLETQAALSALDRTGIVDKAGLFPGQLSLGQQRRLALARAFAGRPELLVMDEPYVSLDPTTAEEMLALTEALIAETGPAVILVTHSEIEAHRLARHRLRLAGKPATMIKEFAAGSASASWEGHHDRA from the coding sequence GTGATCAAGATCGATGTCAGGCGAAAGGCATTCGGCGAGGAGGAGGTGCTGCGCGACATCCGTTTCGAGATGGAGGTCGGCGAGACCGTCGCCATTCTCGGCCCATCCGGCATCGGCAAATCGACCCTGCTACGGCTCATTGCCGGCATCGACCCCGCCTTTGACGGCGAGATCAAGCGTCCGGAAAAGATCGCCATGGTGTTTCAGGAGCCGGTTCTCCTGCCGTGGCGCAGCGTAGTCGAGAACCTGACATTGGTGCATCCGGACCTCGAGACGCAAGCGGCACTTTCGGCACTCGATCGGACCGGCATCGTCGATAAGGCAGGGCTCTTTCCCGGCCAACTGTCGCTTGGCCAGCAGCGGCGGCTGGCGCTGGCGCGTGCTTTTGCGGGGCGTCCTGAACTTCTGGTGATGGACGAGCCCTATGTGTCGCTCGATCCGACGACTGCTGAGGAAATGTTGGCATTAACCGAGGCGCTGATCGCCGAAACCGGCCCTGCAGTCATTCTCGTGACCCATTCGGAGATCGAGGCACATCGGCTGGCCCGGCACCGCCTCCGTCTTGCAGGGAAGCCGGCGACCATGATCAAAGAGTTTGCTGCAGGATCGGCATCCGCCTCCTGGGAAGGACATCATGATCGGGCTTAA